The Musa acuminata AAA Group cultivar baxijiao chromosome BXJ2-2, Cavendish_Baxijiao_AAA, whole genome shotgun sequence genome contains the following window.
TTTACTAGCTCAAGTTTCCTCAGACTCTCATCCCTTCATGTTATACCTCATATAACAGAGTCGCTGTCCCGTGTAGCATGTAGAGAACACAGCAGCAATGCAGCCCGCACCTCCATTAATGAGCtcgtgtttaactccatcatgtcCCGCCACTGTTTCTTCTCGCACCGTGCTTAGTCCTGGCATAGGTCTCCCTTCACTTACCAATGGCCTTAAGGATGACATTGAGGCCCACTGCACAGGTTTGAGAGAGAGCTGCGTGGGATGATAGATTCTTTGGATTCTTTGGGCGATCTCTGCTGTTTCCTACAGTGACGGCACTGGCATGCACCCACGCGAGCTGGAAACAGTGTACATGAAGTCTCTTTGCGCCCTATTTGTTTGCTTGTGTTATTCCCTTCGAATCTAGCACGGTATAATCACCACAGAGACCAGTCACATCCGAAGAGGGTTGTGTTATTCTTTGCCTACCTAATGCCGTCATTCATACCTAACACATCAGACCAATGCAAAAGACGCTGCTCTTTCGAAAGCAAAAACATCAGTTATATTGGGGATCGCAATCGAATGCAGCAGTGTCAGTGCCTTAGACATTGGTCAAACAGATCTCTTCCATGTGGTCTTGGATATTGTGAATCATACGTAAGGGACGATGTGCACAATTGTCCGGTGAATCACCTTTATTTTTCTGCAAGGAAACGAGTGACAGCAATTTGCAGGAGAAGAAGAATTGATGACTACCTAATTGATCCTAGAGGTCCTCGTGTCAAGCCTGGCGATCCTTCACATCACAGGAAGAGGTTTGAGTGAGCCTCTTCTCCCATGCTTACGGCCTCCGTCCGCAGACTTCATTCAGTCACGCATGTGGTCGTCCTTGGTGCAAGACAACATCCACGAGACCAACAGCAGCACCCTCCACAGGATGGTGTCCTCTTCCTCAAGGTCGTCTTCTTCCAACTCTTCTCTGCTCATCTCAGAAACGCCAAGGAGGACCATGGAGGAGGTGTGGAAAGACATCACTGTCACCGCCCTCAACAGGGAGAGGGCCATCACACCCTTGGAACACCATGGTTACGGTCGCCATCACCACCACGCAAACTCCTCACCTTCCTTCAGGGACATGATGTTGCAGGACTTTCTCGCCGGACCATCGAGCAGGCCCCTCACCATCTCGCCGCCTGCAGTCGAGGAGCTACCGCTGCCGCTACCTCCAACCCCTCCTGCCCTCCCTCAGACGGCCTTCAGTTTGAACTCCGGGATGGAGTTGCAGTACCTGGGACCTGACCCCAAGACCCACTCCGATTCAACCTCTAGCAGCCACAACGCCTCCATTATCTCCTCTGCATTCTCCTCTGTGATGGCAGGTCCGCCGTCGCCCACTGGGCTTTTCTCATTCTGCTCCAAGAAGCAGCGGTTACGAGAAAACCCCACCGTTGGTGTCGACCGTCGCTTTCAGAGATTGATCAAGAACCGGGAGTCTGCAGCCCGATCACGCGCAAGGAAACAGGCATGGCATCTTTCTTTCTCTCCATTTCAACTGAAGTGTTTGATCTTTCTGTATGAGACTTTGTCAACCTGGCTGCAGGCCTATACTAATGAGCTGGAGTTGGAGGTCTCACATCTGAAGGAGGAGAACGCCAAACTGAAGAAGCAATATGAGGAGGTAACTTTGCTAGTTCAAGGAAACATTTATGTCTTTCGTGATCAAGAACATCTGCCTCTTGCTACAAGTTCCAAGCTTTTCCATTTTTTGGGATCTGGAATTACCTTTCAATTATATTTTTGTTTGATTAATTCTTCTATTGTGGGCAGCTTCGTTTGGCAATGAATCTACCCAAAAGAAACACACTTAAAAGGAGCTGCACTTCATCATTTTGAGAGACAATCCCTATGCCAtgttcttccctttcttttctgCAGAAACAGAACAGTAGGGGTTGCGTTATGCCATTGCCTGTGCAGATATAGCATAGATTCCTTTAGACATCTCGATCTCCGTCATCTGATGAGGAGCCCAAAAATGAGCTTCTTTTCGGCTATCATGTTACGCAGTCTCCATCTAAATGTATACACAAGTGGCAGTAGTGTCTTAGTATATGGTTCACAGTGGTGTGCATTATTTCGAGTCACATTTTTACGTAGATGGGATGAAATGTTGTGGTTAGCCGGTGATTGATACGGTAAACGGCAAAAGGCGCAGCAAGCTGGTGCTCGGTTGTGCGTGGGGGTGGAGTGGGCTGCCTTCCGTATTAGTGGTGGAGGGTGTCTACTGTGGACAAAGCCTCCCCACCTTGAGGACGGACGCTGGCGGCCAGTCCATTTGGTCGGAAGCGGCGCGGCGGCCACCACCGGATCATGACCGCGGCTGTGCTCTATTGGCAATCATGTGTGCCTACGTGCTTGAGAAGAAGCATATGTATACGAGGGCTGAAACTTCTATAGGAACAAAGATATGAACTCTATAGACAGTAAACTTTTTTCTACAGACTCGCAGTCCAATAGAAACAAAGATGCAaagataaatatgtatacataattTCAGACTTATTGTAGTAAAGAAAGGAATTGGAAAAGTAAGTAAAGGAGCACATAACAATCGAAGCTAAATTTTCTCTACGTCACCCTTCTACTTTCCACCTTTTATCTTCAAAGAAAAGAAACGAAAACCATCGGCTGCATGGTCCTCCTCACAAAGCGCCAAACCGACcatgaaagagaagaggaaggacGTGGCTTGACGTCTCTAAAGCCGGAGGAGGAGACGGAGCCCATGGGTGGCGCCGCCGTGCATTGCACCTTTACCACCACGACCACCATCGCCACTTGCTGCAGTCCTCGGCCTCGTGAGGGCAAAACTTGGTAGTGGTAGGCTACTTGGAGGTGGCGAGAGCGAGTAGACCTGTTCTTCTGCGCGCCGCCCGGGTTTCACTTTCACCACCTGCGAAGCGCTTGTCTTCGTTATTTGTTTCCTTGCTTCGTTATTGTTTGGCTGACACAGCTTAGTTGCGATCGACGTCGACAACGGTGGCTCCTTCTTCGAGTTTGCCGCGGGCCTTTGTTTCTTCCTTCGATCTCTTGACCTAACACTGCTGATGTTGTGTGTTGTGTTCGTAGCATTTATCTTCTTGCCGGGTGATGGAAGTGTTGCAGACACAGAGGGAGGAGGTAGAGGAAGGAGAGGCGGTCTAAGCAgtggaaaaggagaagaagagaaagaaggaaggGAGGAATAAAGCTGCAGCGGCCGCGGATGGGATACATATGATCCATAAGCACTCGTCTCACCATCCGTGATCGGGTGATTCAAGGAAGACATAGGAGAATAAGGATTAAAAGAGTTACTATATGAGTATTTATCTATCAGAATACCCTCCATTGACTCACTAAATAGAGGAAAAGAAATAACTTGTTAATGGGAAGAAagaaaactatatatatttccGATCAGCAACGAGGAATCATCAACGATCTCATCAAAAACTAAGATCGATAACCCCTGAAACTTCTTCGCACAAGGTCTATATATTTGCGCAACGTAAACATCTGTCACACGAAAATATATGAAGACATATATACCAAAGTAGCACAGACTGAAACGGCTGCTTCTTCTACTCCTATAGATTACAAACAAGGACAAAGGTCAGATGTTAGACGGAACAGCAACAATGACCTTCAAACAAACAAAGCTATCATGCATCAAACGCCCAACTACAAGATGATACAAGGCGGACAGCCtcttcccctcccctccccctcccctctCTCCTCCTCTCGTCCTCTCCCTTGGGCTATATCGTTCGAGGCACTGCTCCTGTTTTTATACAATATCAAGGATGAATAAAGCTTTGCTTGCTTTGGTGGCCAAAAATTGCCGACAGCAGGACCGACATGGCTGTCCTACCTGAGACCCGGACACAAGCTTTCTATGGGGCGGCAACCGACCTTTTGATGTGGGTCGTTGGATCAGGACATCGTTACATCCTCACCGTTCTTTCTAATTTTGCTTGGGCTCCTCCAACCGGGGCACGGAAAGTGGGTGACGCCTCACATCTTTCTTGCGCTCTAACTGTTAGATACGCCTTGATATTTACGAGCAAAGCAAGATCTGCCGTTCGTTCATAGATCGACGGTGATGGTTTGTTGACCAAAGGAAGACATTTTGGTTGTTTGGACCACGTGCATCCACCGACCAATGCCCATTTTGTCAAGTCTATTTTTTTTTGTGTCCATTTTCTCAAGTCTATTTTGTTTTGCTTCCATGTTAAAATGCCCGAGTTCTGTAAAAAAagctcataattttaaaatagttAACATTTTTATCCCCTAGCTCTATGGCATATGTAGTTGTCTTTACGCCACTGATCCAACTGACATTGCTCTGTCATCCCGTTAACCTCGTCATCACCTTAGCAAAGGGTGTTACAAGCAAGGGTGCACACCCATCTCTTCGCTCATAGTCACAATTACCCTCGTCGTCGATTTTAGCAGATGTTACAAGTAAGACGTACCGATGAGAACGACGATGACAATAGAGG
Protein-coding sequences here:
- the LOC103975820 gene encoding protein FD-like; translated protein: MWSSLVQDNIHETNSSTLHRMVSSSSRSSSSNSSLLISETPRRTMEEVWKDITVTALNRERAITPLEHHGYGRHHHHANSSPSFRDMMLQDFLAGPSSRPLTISPPAVEELPLPLPPTPPALPQTAFSLNSGMELQYLGPDPKTHSDSTSSSHNASIISSAFSSVMAGPPSPTGLFSFCSKKQRLRENPTVGVDRRFQRLIKNRESAARSRARKQAYTNELELEVSHLKEENAKLKKQYEELRLAMNLPKRNTLKRSCTSSF